In Zygosaccharomyces rouxii strain CBS732 chromosome A complete sequence, the genomic window GGTGATACTAAACCGTCAAAGGCCAACAATTAGATGATGAtagtaaaaaaaacaaagagAAGCGAGACAGCGCCCGTTAGAGGTACTCGAGTTGACAATTGAGAGATGAGAGGCTCGATATCGATAGCAGGTTTGTAGTAACAGCTGTGTATTTTAGATGCTGAAGTTAAGTGGTTTGACAGGGTTGTGGGGATTCCTTCGGGGAGGGAAACAGACCACCTGAGAATGGGGGGATAAAGGAAAAATGGGAGGGAAAAAATACCACGTGTTATTCACGTGGTATTCACGTGGTTATATAACatgtgatattcacgtgcTCTGGCACGGCGGTAGGTATACTGGAATAATACAGTGCTGATAACTAATTATTCATCAATTAATTCATATAAAGTCCTATAAACTACGCATCATTCCTACAATTTAGCACCGAGAGCGAATTTCTTGCCCTTGTCGATATTACCAACCAGTTGACGAACAGATTCACTGACCAGTTTCTTCTCTTGGCTGGACAACGAACTCAAGATAGATGAGTCGACTTTCGAAACACtaccatttgaaaataCCACTGGCAATGCAAAATAATCGACACCGCCCAGTTTAGATTGAACTTCAGATCCGCCGTTAATGCCTGGTAAATATACAAATGTGGGAACTCCGCTAACCTGCTCACCAGCAagacttttcaaaatagaGTCCGCAAATCTATAGCCGGCAAATGCCATCGACAGGGTTGCAGAGCCAGCGCCTGCCTTTGCCTTGACAACTTCATCACCACCGAATTGCACACGATGaacaaattcttgataatgTGGCTTTAAGCCGTCTCTTAATTTAGGGTTTAAAATCACGGGGACGATCGTATTACCAGAATGGCCACCAATAACACTGACATCTTGGTTCACCTGTGTTTTGTCACGACCTAGATATTCACCAAGGAAAGTCTCGGCTCTGACACAGTCCAAAGTGGTAACCCCCATGACGTTTCCAGGCTGTAGCTTACCCAtacttttcaaagtttctaCCGCGATGGGCACAGTACTGTTGACTGGGTTGCTGACGATCAAAAGACGTGCCTCAGGTGCGTATTGAGCCACACTGGTCACAATTCCCTTAACGATGCTTGCGTTGAtcttgaaaagatcatcTCTAGTCATACCTGGCTTACGTGGGACACCTGCTGGGACAATTACCACATGAGCACCTTGCAAAGCTCTAGCAATATCATCTTTCTCGAAACCTTGGCACACCGAGTTCGTACTAATATGCGATAAATCCTGAGCCACACCAGGTGCCAATCTAATATCGTAAAGTGAGAGTTCTGTCACTAGTGGATTCAACTTCATAAGAAGTGAGAGTGGCTGACCAATACCACCAGACGCACCGACTATTGCAACTTTCAtatttgttcttgttcttgtttgTGCTTAGCACTATGTGTAGTGCAGAAGTCAAAGAACCGTCTTAATTAGAACTATAGAATCCTTTATATACTGCAAGAAGCGATCGCGGAACACAGTTCCCGCATACCCATACCGGTTCTGCCACTACAGGGCACGAATTGAACCTTGGGCAATTGGTTCTGTAATTGTAGGAGTTCCGATTGGTAGTCCTCCAATAAATCACATTTGTTGAATGCAATTATGACTCTTGAGTCACCCATCAGGAACGGTTGTAGCTCTTGCAATGATTCAGGCAGTCGATGCGAAGAACTGACGTCTATACACCAAAC contains:
- the MDH3 gene encoding malate dehydrogenase MDH3 (similar to uniprot|P32419 Saccharomyces cerevisiae YDL078C MDH3 Cytoplasmic malate dehydrogenase catalyzes interconversion of malate and oxaloacetate involved in the glyoxylate cycle), yielding MKVAIVGASGGIGQPLSLLMKLNPLVTELSLYDIRLAPGVAQDLSHISTNSVCQGFEKDDIARALQGAHVVIVPAGVPRKPGMTRDDLFKINASIVKGIVTSVAQYAPEARLLIVSNPVNSTVPIAVETLKSMGKLQPGNVMGVTTLDCVRAETFLGEYLGRDKTQVNQDVSVIGGHSGNTIVPVILNPKLRDGLKPHYQEFVHRVQFGGDEVVKAKAGAGSATLSMAFAGYRFADSILKSLAGEQVSGVPTFVYLPGINGGSEVQSKLGGVDYFALPVVFSNGSVSKVDSSILSSLSSQEKKLVSESVRQLVGNIDKGKKFALGAKL